From the genome of Pantoea alfalfae, one region includes:
- the amiA gene encoding N-acetylmuramoyl-L-alanine amidase AmiA, translated as MQLLKRLIHRRQLLLSGLALAILSPRAIQAKEQSGITGANRHARPAPPAKNGKRIVMIDPGHGGIDSGAVGEEGSEEKHIVLEIAGNVQRQLQSHPRIEVRLTRDSDHFIPLYQRVEIAHQHGADLFMSIHADGFTSPDASGASVFALSNRGASSSMARYLSQRENDADKLGGVKAQQQDHYLQQILFDLVQTDTIKNSLTLGKHVLDQIRPVHHLHSQHTEQAAFAVLKSPSIPSVLVETSFITNPREEQLLGTIAFRQKIASAIASGIVNYFDEFDRRNA; from the coding sequence ATGCAGCTGCTTAAACGTTTGATTCATCGTCGTCAGTTACTTCTTTCCGGGCTGGCTCTGGCCATTTTATCGCCGCGTGCGATTCAGGCTAAAGAGCAGTCGGGCATTACCGGGGCAAATCGTCATGCACGCCCTGCCCCGCCCGCGAAAAACGGTAAACGTATTGTAATGATCGATCCCGGCCACGGTGGCATCGACTCGGGTGCCGTTGGCGAAGAGGGTTCTGAAGAGAAACACATCGTGCTGGAGATTGCCGGTAACGTGCAGCGCCAGCTGCAGAGCCATCCGCGCATTGAAGTGCGACTGACGCGCGACAGTGATCACTTTATTCCGCTTTATCAGCGGGTGGAAATCGCCCACCAGCACGGTGCCGATCTTTTTATGTCGATTCATGCCGACGGTTTTACCAGCCCCGATGCCAGTGGCGCCTCGGTATTTGCGCTCTCTAACCGTGGTGCCAGCAGCTCGATGGCACGTTATCTCTCACAGCGGGAGAACGATGCGGACAAACTGGGCGGCGTAAAAGCTCAGCAGCAGGATCACTATCTGCAGCAGATTCTGTTCGACCTGGTACAGACCGACACCATCAAGAACAGCCTGACACTGGGCAAGCACGTGCTGGATCAGATCCGCCCGGTGCACCATCTGCACAGCCAGCACACCGAGCAGGCGGCCTTCGCGGTGCTCAAGTCACCGTCGATTCCCTCAGTGCTGGTCGAAACCTCTTTTATTACCAATCCACGTGAAGAGCAGTTGCTCGGCACCATCGCATTTCGCCAGAAAATTGCTTCGGCTATTGCCAGCGGCATCGTCAACTACTTCGATGAGTTTGACCGCCGCAATGCCTGA
- a CDS encoding GNAT family acetyltransferase gives MEIRAFRQEDFEEVITLWERCDLLRPWNDPELDIERKMNHDPDLFLVAEVGGVVVGTLMGGYDGHRGAAYYLAVHPDYQGRGFANALMNRLEKKLIARGCPKLHLMIREENDQVVAFYEKLDYEPVDALLFGKRLIEDREY, from the coding sequence ATGGAAATCCGCGCCTTCCGCCAGGAAGATTTTGAAGAAGTGATCACCTTATGGGAACGTTGCGATTTGTTACGGCCATGGAACGATCCGGAGCTGGATATCGAACGCAAAATGAATCACGACCCCGATCTCTTTCTGGTCGCTGAAGTGGGCGGCGTGGTCGTTGGCACGCTGATGGGCGGTTACGATGGTCATCGCGGCGCGGCTTACTATCTCGCGGTGCATCCAGACTATCAGGGGCGCGGCTTTGCGAATGCCCTGATGAATCGTCTGGAGAAGAAGCTTATCGCGCGCGGCTGTCCGAAACTGCATCTGATGATCCGCGAAGAAAACGATCAGGTGGTGGCGTTCTATGAGAAGCTCGATTATGAGCCGGTCGACGCGCTACTGTTTGGTAAACGTCTGATCGAAGACCGTGAATACTAA
- a CDS encoding DUF2919 family protein translates to MNTKPSPGYLPDEYDARGQLRLPFLFWLILLLQARTWLLLVMAGASRQQGNDLLALFYPDRQTFWIGLALGLPALAGLLLTGYRTRLPRLWQHWRSVLALSLLVNLLWQGWQFVQGDLLTSPLPLLLTLFDLLALIWLQSSRRCRDCFLPEHHLH, encoded by the coding sequence GTGAATACTAAGCCGTCACCGGGCTATCTGCCGGACGAGTATGACGCCAGAGGGCAGCTGCGGCTGCCGTTTCTTTTTTGGCTGATCCTGTTACTCCAGGCGCGGACCTGGCTGCTGCTGGTGATGGCCGGGGCGTCACGGCAGCAGGGCAACGACCTGCTGGCACTCTTCTATCCGGATCGTCAGACGTTCTGGATCGGTCTTGCGCTGGGTTTACCGGCACTGGCGGGCCTGCTGCTGACCGGATATCGCACCCGCCTGCCGCGACTCTGGCAGCACTGGCGCAGCGTGCTGGCGCTGTCGCTGCTGGTGAATCTGCTCTGGCAGGGCTGGCAGTTTGTGCAGGGCGATCTGCTCACCTCACCGCTGCCATTGCTGCTGACGTTGTTTGACCTGCTGGCGCTGATCTGGCTGCAATCCAGCCGCCGCTGTCGCGACTGCTTTCTGCCCGAACATCATCTTCACTAA
- a CDS encoding RpoE-regulated lipoprotein, whose protein sequence is MKAVRSTLLIAAVVLSGCASSGSGADSSQQASWWNPLTYHWSSALPWNWFGSSLTATEQGVGGVTASTAMKEDAINAGLNGDYSLRQGMRSQNGQVVSFWQALDDGNVKLVIYGQSQVERIEVMDSAIASSDGSKVGDAFSNKFSKAFDNCTLASGTDARDVACRAPGSQHLTYIYQGDWHGPEGLMPSDDTLKSWKISKIVWQR, encoded by the coding sequence ATGAAAGCTGTTCGTTCCACGCTACTGATCGCCGCCGTTGTACTAAGCGGCTGTGCCAGTTCGGGTTCCGGCGCTGACAGCAGCCAGCAGGCAAGCTGGTGGAATCCGCTGACTTATCACTGGTCTTCGGCGCTGCCGTGGAACTGGTTCGGTTCCTCGCTGACCGCGACTGAACAGGGGGTGGGCGGGGTAACTGCCTCGACCGCCATGAAAGAGGACGCGATTAATGCCGGACTGAACGGTGACTATAGCCTGCGTCAGGGCATGCGCAGTCAGAACGGTCAGGTGGTCTCTTTCTGGCAGGCGCTGGATGATGGCAACGTTAAGCTGGTGATTTACGGGCAGTCGCAGGTCGAACGTATTGAGGTGATGGACAGTGCGATTGCCAGCAGTGACGGCAGTAAAGTGGGAGACGCCTTCAGTAATAAGTTCAGCAAAGCCTTCGACAACTGCACCTTAGCCAGCGGCACCGATGCGCGTGACGTGGCGTGCCGTGCGCCAGGCAGTCAGCATCTGACCTATATCTATCAGGGTGACTGGCACGGTCCGGAGGGCTTAATGCCCTCTGACGATACGCTGAAAAGCTGGAAAATCAGCAAGATTGTCTGGCAGCGTTAA